One genomic segment of Panicum virgatum strain AP13 chromosome 2N, P.virgatum_v5, whole genome shotgun sequence includes these proteins:
- the LOC120658340 gene encoding protein SET DOMAIN GROUP 40-like isoform X1: protein MEALLRWAAELGVSDSPPPPFPSSASADASSSSPSSCIGRSLVVADFPDAGGRGLAAARDLRRGELVLRVPRAALLTSDRVMADDPRVAACVSAHRHHLSAVQILIVCLLAEVGKGRNSVWYTYLSQLPSYYTILATFNDFEVEALQVDDAIWVAQKATSAIKSDWEDATPLMKELDFKPKLLMFKSWIWAFATLSSRTLHIAWDEAGCLCPVGDLFNYAAPDDTSFEEDDIAEAERLTDGGYEDSNAYCLYARKNYKKGEQVLLGYGTYTNLELLEHYGFLLSENPNEETFIQLDVDIFSLGTWPRDSLYINQNGQPSFTLLCALRLWATPANRRKAVSHQIYSGSMLSTENEMEIMKWLMSKCEGTLQQLPTTIEFDESLLVFLHKIQNSTNCRTDLKQSCFEQEFAVFQRFHRSELDCSDNSQLPVRILRSLERWELAVQWRCNYKKTLKKCISYCESLVHELSLQLNKQ, encoded by the exons ATGGAGGCGCTCCTCCGGTGGGCGGCCGAGCTTGGCGTTTCCgactcgccgcctccgccgttccCTTCCTCTGCCTCCGCAGACGCCTCCTCCTCTTCGCCGTCCTCCTGCATCGGCCGCTCCCTAGTCGTCGCCGACTTCCCCGACGCCGGCGG GAGgggcctcgcggcggcgcgcgacctGCGGCGTGGTGAGCTGGTGCTGCGCGtgccccgcgccgcgctgctCACAAGCGACCGCGTCATGGCCGACGACCCCCGGGTCGCCGCCTGCGTCAGCGCCCACCGGCACCACCTCTCCGCCGTGCAG ATATTGATCGTGTGCTTACTGGCTGAAGTGGGGAAAGGGAGGAATTCTGTCTGGTATACCTATCTGTCTCAGCTGCCCAGCTACTACACTATCTTGGCTACCTTCAATGATTTTGAAGTTGAAGCTCTCCAA GTTGATGATGCCATTTGGGTTGCACAAAAGGCTACCAGTGCCATAAAATCAGACTGGGAAGATGCAACACCACTGATGAAAGAATTGGATTTTAAACCTAAGCTTTTGATGTTTAAATCCTGGATCTGGGCATTTGCAACG TTGTCTTCACGCACATTACATATTGCATGGGATGAAGCTGGTTGCCTATGCCCTGTGGGTGATTTGTTCAACTATGCTGCTCCTGATGATACTTCATTTGAGGAAGATGATATAGCTGAAGCTGAGAGATTAACAGATGGTGGGTATGAAGATTCTAATGCATACTGTTTGTATGCcagaaaaaattataaaaagggAGAGCag GTCCTACTTGGTTACGGGACATACACAAACTTGGAACTTCTTGAACACTATGGTTTTCTTTTGAGCGAGAACCCTAATGAGGAAACTTTCATCCAATTAGATGTGGATATTTTCTCACTTGGAACTTGGCCAAGAGATTCGCTGTATATTAATCAAAATGGACAACCCTCATTCACATTGTTGTGTGCATTAAGGCTGTGGGCAACTCCTGCGAACCGTAGAAAGGCTGTCAGTCATCAGATTTACTCTGGATCAATGCTTTCGACTGAAAACGAGATGGAGATTATGAAATGGTTGATGAGCAAATGTGAAGGAACTTTGCAACAATTACCTACTACCATTGAATTCGATGAAAGTCTGCTTGTCTTCTTACACAAAATACAGAATAGTACCAACTGCAGGACAGACCTGAAGCAGTCATGTTTTGAGCAGGAGTTTGCTGTGTTCCAACGTTTCCATCGATCGGAGCTGGACTGTTCTGATAACAGTCAGCTCCCGGTTCGAATTCTGAGATCTCTGGAAAGATGGGAACTAGCCGTCCAATGGAGATGCAACTATAAGAAGACGCTGAAGAAATGTATTTCGTACTGTGAAAGTTTAGTTCATGAGCTTTCCTTGCAACTAAACAAACAATAA
- the LOC120658277 gene encoding serine/threonine-protein kinase/endoribonuclease IRE1-like isoform X2 — MRSLRRVLVPLVVLAGLAFRVDDGGAALLSPPPPALPAPPPRLALPGRAVPEDDGAAASGSTEIAAAGASSTGIVVPAAPKKQSLRELFVLPQPRRHEPARAVSGEAEAEPRSVLQFYDNGTIQLVDRSSQSPLWEISTGPPLSDQITTAESGLNYLIYPLNGDEDMNGNGTELWEVYNGNNMLPWKLEEFVARSPYMRDSVVTVGSKASTVFVVEADSGKIIYKRSIPAALNELEGPGVEGAPSKLNARTSDDSDNIIVVVRTDYSLSASDLGKHLFNWTRTSFTANYYVKYNHPDMLDLSSCLRGDIPCIRTEGLPLALPDSDSANAIILKDGTAIISRDDTDALKPLKTSKKLPITAGKSNIVLDDARNQTYDGARSHFISPDPEATNKSTRNTYRWLFPVFPIYLVIGYLLSLTSASKSCRQFVIQLMKPFMRDKKSVDIRGRSEGTPKRRKTRKKDGLVNGQETGEKESGGTGGSTDTPVRENSALTDKGVTDGLSGRQIGKLYVSNKEIGRGSNGTVVFEGSYDGRQVAVKRLLRSHNDIAEKETQNLIISDRDPNIVRLYGCDHDSDFVYISLERCHCSLADLIQKHSSLSSGESIASDEVSISINSKISNVKGIDVELWTHDGLPSAQLLKLMRDVVAGLVHLHNLGIIHRDLKPQNVLISVEGPIRAKLSDMGISKLLQDDMTSVSHHGTGFGSSGWQAPEQLCRGRQTRAMDLFSLGCLIFYCITRGKHPFGEYYERDMNIVNNRFDLFVVDHIPEAVHLISQLLHPNPEMRPMAVYVMHHPLFWSPELRLLFLRDTSDRIEKTSETDLIDALENIGPVAFGGKWGDKLDAALVTDMGRYRKYNFESTRDLLRYIRNKSGHYRELSDDLKAILGSLPEGFDRYFASRFPKLLIEVYKVMWVHCKEEEAFSKYFNGSSV; from the exons atgAGGTCGCTCCGCCGGGTCCTCGTCCCGCTCGTCGTCCTCGCGGGGCTCGCCTTCCGcgtggacgacggcggcgccgcgctcctctcgcccccgccccccgcgctccccgcgcccccgccccgccTCGCGCTTCCCGGAAGAGCTGTTCCGGAGGACGAtggggcggcggcatcgggctCCACGGAgatcgccgccgcgggggcgaGCTCCACCGGGATCGTCGTCCCGGCGGCGCCCAAGAAGCAGTCTCTCCGGGAGCTCTTCGTCCTGCCGCAGCCCAGGCGCCACGAGCCGGCCCGCGCGgtgagcggcgaggcggaggccgaACCCCG CTCTGTGCTTCAGTTTTACGACAACGGCACAATTCAGCTTGTGGACCGGTCATCACAGTCTCCTCTGTGGGAGATCTCCACAGGGCCTCCGCTTTCAGATCAAATCACTACTGCTGAGTCTGGTCTGAATTACCTCATATATCCTTTGAACGGGGACGAGGACATGAATGGGAATGGAACTGAACTTTGGGAAGTTTATAATGGCAACAAT ATGCTTCCGTGGAAACTGGAGGAATTTGTTGCCAGAAGTCCATACATGCGGGATTCTGTTGTTACTGTTGGATCAAAAGCTTCAACTGTTTTTGTAGTTGAGGCTGACAGTGGTAAGATTATTTACAAGCGCAGCATTCCAGCTGCCTTGAATGAATTAGAAGGACCAGGGGTTGAAGGAGCACCATCCAAATTAAACGCTCGTACTAGTGATGACAGTGATAATATCATAGTGGTTGTGAGAACTGACTATTCTCTCAGTGCATCAGATCTTGGCAAGCATTTATTTAATTGGACAAGAACTTCTTTCACTGCAAACTACTATGTGAAATACAACCACCCTGACATGCTTGATCTGTCATCTTGCCTGCGAGGAGATATTCCGTGCATTAGAACTGAGGGTTTGCCACTTGCTTTACCTGATTCAGATTCAGCTAATGCAATTATCTTGAAAGATGGGACCGCGATAATCTCCAGGGATGATACTGATGCTCTGAAACCGCTTAAAACCTCAAAGAAGCTACCAATAACTGCTGGCAAATCAAACATAGTCTTGGATGATGCTCGAAATCAAACCTATGATGGTGCTCGATCTCATTTCATCTCTCCTGATCCTGAAGCTACCAACAAGTCCACTAGGAACACTTATAGATGGTTATTCCCTGTGTTTCCCATATATCTGGTCATAGGTTATCTACTGAGCTTGACCTCTGCAAGCAAGTCATGTAGGCAGTTTGTGATTCAGCTTATGAAGCCATTTATGCGTGACAAGAAATCGGTGGACATTAGAGGCAGGTCAGAGGGAACTCCTAAGAGAAGAAAAACACGGAAGAAAGATGGGCTTGTCAATGGCCAGGAAACTGGTGAAAAGGAGAGCGGTGGAACTGGTGGGTCAACTGATACACCAGTTAGGGAAAATTCTGCACTAACAGATAAGGGGGTCACAGATGGCCTTAGTGGTCGTCAGATTGGTAAACTCTATGTCTCAAATAAAGAAATTGGTAGAGGGAGCAATGGCACAGTTGTTTTTGAAGGATCTTATGATGGTCGTCAAGTTGCTGTGAAACGTCTGCTGCGTTCCCACAATGATATAGCTGAAAAGGAGACTCAGAATCTTATTATATCTGACCGGGATCCTAATATTGTTAGGCTCTATGGTTGTGACCATGACAGTGATTTTGTTTATATCTCCCTTGAGAGGTGCCACTGCAGCTTGGCTGATCTAATCCAAAAACACTCCTCTTTGTCTTCTGGAGAATCCATTGCTAGCGATGAAGTTAGTATCAGCATCAATTCAAAGATTTCAAATGTTAAGGGAATAGATGTGGAATTGTGGACGCATGATGGGCTTCCTTCGGCACAACTCCTGAAGCTGATGAG AGATGTGGTTGCTGGTCTTGTGCATTTGCACAACTTGGGAATTATACATCGTGATTTGAAGCCTCAGAATGTCTTAATAAGCGTAGAAGGACCTATTAGAGCAAAGCTTTCTGATATGGGTATCAGTAAGCTCCTGCAAGATGACATGACTTCTGTTAGCCATCATGGCACAG GATTCGGAAGCTCTGGCTGGCAAGCACCAGAACAGCTTTGTCGTGGTCGTCAAACTCGTGCAATGGATCTGTTTAGTTTGGGCTGCCTTATTTTTTATTGTATCACTAGAGGCAAGCATCCGTTTGGTGAGTACTATGAACGGGATATGAACATTGTAAACAATCGCTTTGATCTCTTTGTTGTGGACCACATACCAGAAGCAGTACATCTTATTTCTCAATTGTTGCATCCAAATCCAGAGATGAG ACCAATGGCAGTATATGTGATGCATCACCCACTCTTTTGGAGCCCTGAATTGCGCCTTTTGTTTTTAAGGGATACCAGTGACAGAATTGAAAAAACGAGTGAAACTGACCTCATAGATGCACTGGAAAACATAGGACCTGTGGCCTTTGGTGGAAAATGGGGAGATAAATTGGATGCTGCTTTGGTTACAGACATGGGTCGTTATAGAAAATATAACTTTGAGTCCACTCGCGATCTTCTGAGGTATATCAGAAATAAATCAGGTCATTACAGAGAACTTTCAGATGATCTCAAG GCAATACTTGGGTCACTGCCAGAGGGATTTGATCGCTACTTCGCAAGCCGATTTCCAAAGCTGCTAATCGAGGTCTACAAGGTCATGTGGGTGCATTGCAAGGAAGAGGAAGCTTTCAGTAAATATTTCAATGGAAGCTCGGTATAG
- the LOC120658277 gene encoding serine/threonine-protein kinase/endoribonuclease IRE1-like isoform X1, producing the protein MRSLRRVLVPLVVLAGLAFRVDDGGAALLSPPPPALPAPPPRLALPGRAVPEDDGAAASGSTEIAAAGASSTGIVVPAAPKKQSLRELFVLPQPRRHEPARAVSGEAEAEPRSVLQFYDNGTIQLVDRSSQSPLWEISTGPPLSDQITTAESGLNYLIYPLNGDEDMNGNGTELWEVYNGNNVMLPWKLEEFVARSPYMRDSVVTVGSKASTVFVVEADSGKIIYKRSIPAALNELEGPGVEGAPSKLNARTSDDSDNIIVVVRTDYSLSASDLGKHLFNWTRTSFTANYYVKYNHPDMLDLSSCLRGDIPCIRTEGLPLALPDSDSANAIILKDGTAIISRDDTDALKPLKTSKKLPITAGKSNIVLDDARNQTYDGARSHFISPDPEATNKSTRNTYRWLFPVFPIYLVIGYLLSLTSASKSCRQFVIQLMKPFMRDKKSVDIRGRSEGTPKRRKTRKKDGLVNGQETGEKESGGTGGSTDTPVRENSALTDKGVTDGLSGRQIGKLYVSNKEIGRGSNGTVVFEGSYDGRQVAVKRLLRSHNDIAEKETQNLIISDRDPNIVRLYGCDHDSDFVYISLERCHCSLADLIQKHSSLSSGESIASDEVSISINSKISNVKGIDVELWTHDGLPSAQLLKLMRDVVAGLVHLHNLGIIHRDLKPQNVLISVEGPIRAKLSDMGISKLLQDDMTSVSHHGTGFGSSGWQAPEQLCRGRQTRAMDLFSLGCLIFYCITRGKHPFGEYYERDMNIVNNRFDLFVVDHIPEAVHLISQLLHPNPEMRPMAVYVMHHPLFWSPELRLLFLRDTSDRIEKTSETDLIDALENIGPVAFGGKWGDKLDAALVTDMGRYRKYNFESTRDLLRYIRNKSGHYRELSDDLKAILGSLPEGFDRYFASRFPKLLIEVYKVMWVHCKEEEAFSKYFNGSSV; encoded by the exons atgAGGTCGCTCCGCCGGGTCCTCGTCCCGCTCGTCGTCCTCGCGGGGCTCGCCTTCCGcgtggacgacggcggcgccgcgctcctctcgcccccgccccccgcgctccccgcgcccccgccccgccTCGCGCTTCCCGGAAGAGCTGTTCCGGAGGACGAtggggcggcggcatcgggctCCACGGAgatcgccgccgcgggggcgaGCTCCACCGGGATCGTCGTCCCGGCGGCGCCCAAGAAGCAGTCTCTCCGGGAGCTCTTCGTCCTGCCGCAGCCCAGGCGCCACGAGCCGGCCCGCGCGgtgagcggcgaggcggaggccgaACCCCG CTCTGTGCTTCAGTTTTACGACAACGGCACAATTCAGCTTGTGGACCGGTCATCACAGTCTCCTCTGTGGGAGATCTCCACAGGGCCTCCGCTTTCAGATCAAATCACTACTGCTGAGTCTGGTCTGAATTACCTCATATATCCTTTGAACGGGGACGAGGACATGAATGGGAATGGAACTGAACTTTGGGAAGTTTATAATGGCAACAATGTA ATGCTTCCGTGGAAACTGGAGGAATTTGTTGCCAGAAGTCCATACATGCGGGATTCTGTTGTTACTGTTGGATCAAAAGCTTCAACTGTTTTTGTAGTTGAGGCTGACAGTGGTAAGATTATTTACAAGCGCAGCATTCCAGCTGCCTTGAATGAATTAGAAGGACCAGGGGTTGAAGGAGCACCATCCAAATTAAACGCTCGTACTAGTGATGACAGTGATAATATCATAGTGGTTGTGAGAACTGACTATTCTCTCAGTGCATCAGATCTTGGCAAGCATTTATTTAATTGGACAAGAACTTCTTTCACTGCAAACTACTATGTGAAATACAACCACCCTGACATGCTTGATCTGTCATCTTGCCTGCGAGGAGATATTCCGTGCATTAGAACTGAGGGTTTGCCACTTGCTTTACCTGATTCAGATTCAGCTAATGCAATTATCTTGAAAGATGGGACCGCGATAATCTCCAGGGATGATACTGATGCTCTGAAACCGCTTAAAACCTCAAAGAAGCTACCAATAACTGCTGGCAAATCAAACATAGTCTTGGATGATGCTCGAAATCAAACCTATGATGGTGCTCGATCTCATTTCATCTCTCCTGATCCTGAAGCTACCAACAAGTCCACTAGGAACACTTATAGATGGTTATTCCCTGTGTTTCCCATATATCTGGTCATAGGTTATCTACTGAGCTTGACCTCTGCAAGCAAGTCATGTAGGCAGTTTGTGATTCAGCTTATGAAGCCATTTATGCGTGACAAGAAATCGGTGGACATTAGAGGCAGGTCAGAGGGAACTCCTAAGAGAAGAAAAACACGGAAGAAAGATGGGCTTGTCAATGGCCAGGAAACTGGTGAAAAGGAGAGCGGTGGAACTGGTGGGTCAACTGATACACCAGTTAGGGAAAATTCTGCACTAACAGATAAGGGGGTCACAGATGGCCTTAGTGGTCGTCAGATTGGTAAACTCTATGTCTCAAATAAAGAAATTGGTAGAGGGAGCAATGGCACAGTTGTTTTTGAAGGATCTTATGATGGTCGTCAAGTTGCTGTGAAACGTCTGCTGCGTTCCCACAATGATATAGCTGAAAAGGAGACTCAGAATCTTATTATATCTGACCGGGATCCTAATATTGTTAGGCTCTATGGTTGTGACCATGACAGTGATTTTGTTTATATCTCCCTTGAGAGGTGCCACTGCAGCTTGGCTGATCTAATCCAAAAACACTCCTCTTTGTCTTCTGGAGAATCCATTGCTAGCGATGAAGTTAGTATCAGCATCAATTCAAAGATTTCAAATGTTAAGGGAATAGATGTGGAATTGTGGACGCATGATGGGCTTCCTTCGGCACAACTCCTGAAGCTGATGAG AGATGTGGTTGCTGGTCTTGTGCATTTGCACAACTTGGGAATTATACATCGTGATTTGAAGCCTCAGAATGTCTTAATAAGCGTAGAAGGACCTATTAGAGCAAAGCTTTCTGATATGGGTATCAGTAAGCTCCTGCAAGATGACATGACTTCTGTTAGCCATCATGGCACAG GATTCGGAAGCTCTGGCTGGCAAGCACCAGAACAGCTTTGTCGTGGTCGTCAAACTCGTGCAATGGATCTGTTTAGTTTGGGCTGCCTTATTTTTTATTGTATCACTAGAGGCAAGCATCCGTTTGGTGAGTACTATGAACGGGATATGAACATTGTAAACAATCGCTTTGATCTCTTTGTTGTGGACCACATACCAGAAGCAGTACATCTTATTTCTCAATTGTTGCATCCAAATCCAGAGATGAG ACCAATGGCAGTATATGTGATGCATCACCCACTCTTTTGGAGCCCTGAATTGCGCCTTTTGTTTTTAAGGGATACCAGTGACAGAATTGAAAAAACGAGTGAAACTGACCTCATAGATGCACTGGAAAACATAGGACCTGTGGCCTTTGGTGGAAAATGGGGAGATAAATTGGATGCTGCTTTGGTTACAGACATGGGTCGTTATAGAAAATATAACTTTGAGTCCACTCGCGATCTTCTGAGGTATATCAGAAATAAATCAGGTCATTACAGAGAACTTTCAGATGATCTCAAG GCAATACTTGGGTCACTGCCAGAGGGATTTGATCGCTACTTCGCAAGCCGATTTCCAAAGCTGCTAATCGAGGTCTACAAGGTCATGTGGGTGCATTGCAAGGAAGAGGAAGCTTTCAGTAAATATTTCAATGGAAGCTCGGTATAG
- the LOC120658340 gene encoding protein SET DOMAIN GROUP 40-like isoform X2 produces MEALLRWAAELGVSDSPPPPFPSSASADASSSSPSSCIGRSLVVADFPDAGGRGLAAARDLRRGELVLRVPRAALLTSDRVMADDPRVAACVSAHRHHLSAVQILIVCLLAEVGKGRNSVWYTYLSQLPSYYTILATFNDFEVEALQLSSRTLHIAWDEAGCLCPVGDLFNYAAPDDTSFEEDDIAEAERLTDGGYEDSNAYCLYARKNYKKGEQVLLGYGTYTNLELLEHYGFLLSENPNEETFIQLDVDIFSLGTWPRDSLYINQNGQPSFTLLCALRLWATPANRRKAVSHQIYSGSMLSTENEMEIMKWLMSKCEGTLQQLPTTIEFDESLLVFLHKIQNSTNCRTDLKQSCFEQEFAVFQRFHRSELDCSDNSQLPVRILRSLERWELAVQWRCNYKKTLKKCISYCESLVHELSLQLNKQ; encoded by the exons ATGGAGGCGCTCCTCCGGTGGGCGGCCGAGCTTGGCGTTTCCgactcgccgcctccgccgttccCTTCCTCTGCCTCCGCAGACGCCTCCTCCTCTTCGCCGTCCTCCTGCATCGGCCGCTCCCTAGTCGTCGCCGACTTCCCCGACGCCGGCGG GAGgggcctcgcggcggcgcgcgacctGCGGCGTGGTGAGCTGGTGCTGCGCGtgccccgcgccgcgctgctCACAAGCGACCGCGTCATGGCCGACGACCCCCGGGTCGCCGCCTGCGTCAGCGCCCACCGGCACCACCTCTCCGCCGTGCAG ATATTGATCGTGTGCTTACTGGCTGAAGTGGGGAAAGGGAGGAATTCTGTCTGGTATACCTATCTGTCTCAGCTGCCCAGCTACTACACTATCTTGGCTACCTTCAATGATTTTGAAGTTGAAGCTCTCCAA TTGTCTTCACGCACATTACATATTGCATGGGATGAAGCTGGTTGCCTATGCCCTGTGGGTGATTTGTTCAACTATGCTGCTCCTGATGATACTTCATTTGAGGAAGATGATATAGCTGAAGCTGAGAGATTAACAGATGGTGGGTATGAAGATTCTAATGCATACTGTTTGTATGCcagaaaaaattataaaaagggAGAGCag GTCCTACTTGGTTACGGGACATACACAAACTTGGAACTTCTTGAACACTATGGTTTTCTTTTGAGCGAGAACCCTAATGAGGAAACTTTCATCCAATTAGATGTGGATATTTTCTCACTTGGAACTTGGCCAAGAGATTCGCTGTATATTAATCAAAATGGACAACCCTCATTCACATTGTTGTGTGCATTAAGGCTGTGGGCAACTCCTGCGAACCGTAGAAAGGCTGTCAGTCATCAGATTTACTCTGGATCAATGCTTTCGACTGAAAACGAGATGGAGATTATGAAATGGTTGATGAGCAAATGTGAAGGAACTTTGCAACAATTACCTACTACCATTGAATTCGATGAAAGTCTGCTTGTCTTCTTACACAAAATACAGAATAGTACCAACTGCAGGACAGACCTGAAGCAGTCATGTTTTGAGCAGGAGTTTGCTGTGTTCCAACGTTTCCATCGATCGGAGCTGGACTGTTCTGATAACAGTCAGCTCCCGGTTCGAATTCTGAGATCTCTGGAAAGATGGGAACTAGCCGTCCAATGGAGATGCAACTATAAGAAGACGCTGAAGAAATGTATTTCGTACTGTGAAAGTTTAGTTCATGAGCTTTCCTTGCAACTAAACAAACAATAA